The following are encoded in a window of uncultured Sphaerochaeta sp. genomic DNA:
- the trmL gene encoding tRNA (uridine(34)/cytosine(34)/5-carboxymethylaminomethyluridine(34)-2'-O)-methyltransferase TrmL: MALHIVLFEPEIPQNTGNIARTCAAVGATLHLVHPLGFSLEEKYLKRAGLDYWPLLTMVEHPSIEAFLVAHQEKPLYYFTTKAPKAYSEVTYPEETYLVFGKESAGISESLLVKNKQRCVRIPMREEARSLNLSNSVAIAAYEYLRQQSFPFLQGTGTLHRLTWEA; encoded by the coding sequence ATGGCACTGCATATTGTCCTGTTTGAGCCAGAGATACCACAAAATACCGGAAATATTGCACGGACGTGTGCAGCAGTTGGTGCAACCTTGCACTTGGTGCATCCTCTTGGATTCAGCTTGGAGGAGAAATACCTGAAGCGTGCCGGTTTGGATTACTGGCCGTTGCTCACGATGGTTGAACATCCCAGCATTGAAGCTTTTCTGGTAGCACACCAAGAGAAACCGTTGTACTACTTCACCACAAAAGCTCCAAAAGCCTACAGCGAAGTCACCTATCCTGAAGAGACCTACCTTGTCTTCGGCAAGGAGAGTGCGGGTATCAGCGAATCGTTGCTTGTCAAAAATAAGCAACGTTGTGTGAGAATCCCCATGAGGGAAGAGGCACGAAGTCTGAATCTCTCGAACAGCGTAGCAATCGCAGCATATGAATACCTAAGACAGCAATCTTTTCCCTTCCTACAAGGGACAGGAACGTTACATAGACTTACATGGGAGGCTTGA
- a CDS encoding N-acetylmuramoyl-L-alanine amidase, with protein MRRQIVTLLVMIMCTLGLFGATDPFSYPLGTVIIDAGHGGHDPGASNAWSFAGGTIYEKDLTLDIAKRLHALLAVSHPHLQLVMTRSEDIFLSLQERCSIAYTTPLQPQTSSLFISIHVNSATTDQATGFEILTKEQDKRVTLLDASTPIENIPLYASHSQLSLNRLLNQRNLVVASVFEQALNGSLVTSRNRGIKERDLWVLNGSRMPAVLVEVGFLSNEEDARNLVSPQWRQRMAQILAQAVEECL; from the coding sequence GTGAGACGTCAGATAGTAACCCTCCTTGTAATGATTATGTGTACCTTAGGTTTATTTGGTGCAACCGATCCGTTCTCTTACCCCTTGGGAACGGTAATCATTGATGCCGGCCATGGAGGACATGACCCTGGGGCTAGCAATGCATGGAGCTTTGCCGGTGGTACCATCTACGAGAAGGACCTTACCTTGGACATAGCCAAACGGCTTCATGCCCTGCTTGCAGTCTCCCATCCCCATTTGCAGCTTGTCATGACTCGCTCAGAGGATATATTCCTCTCTCTACAAGAGCGATGTAGCATCGCCTATACCACTCCTCTCCAACCGCAAACAAGTTCACTTTTCATCTCCATTCATGTAAATAGTGCTACGACCGATCAGGCAACGGGTTTTGAGATACTCACCAAGGAACAGGATAAGCGGGTTACATTGCTTGATGCGTCCACACCGATTGAGAATATCCCACTCTATGCGTCACATTCTCAACTCTCCTTGAACCGGTTGCTGAATCAACGGAATCTGGTGGTTGCATCTGTCTTCGAGCAAGCCCTGAACGGTTCGTTGGTTACCAGTCGTAATCGTGGGATAAAAGAACGTGACCTATGGGTACTCAATGGCTCCAGAATGCCTGCGGTATTGGTGGAGGTTGGCTTTCTATCCAATGAAGAGGATGCGAGAAACCTGGTGTCTCCCCAGTGGAGGCAAAGAATGGCCCAGATCTTGGCCCAAGCAGTAGAAGAATGCTTGTAG
- a CDS encoding undecaprenyl-diphosphate phosphatase translates to MFQEGLKSLLLGIVQGITEWLPISSTGHLLLLDEVIHLSLGEDARELFFVIIQLASILAVIILYFSTLNPFTKAKDARQKTETYILWIKVIIATIPAGVIGVLIDDLMDTYLYRWEVVAVALFAYGLLYIVLEKGKWGKREHRVKGLSEITYRDALYLGIFQMLALIPGTSRSGSTILGGIIIGLERSVAAKFSFFMAIPVMAGASLLKLMKLGIDYSSEEYLLIGIAFVASFLVSLLCIKALVAYVRRHDFSAFGYYRVALAVLVTVYFLTWGAA, encoded by the coding sequence ATGTTTCAGGAAGGTTTGAAATCACTGCTTTTGGGAATTGTACAGGGGATTACCGAATGGCTTCCCATCAGCTCAACGGGACATCTTTTGCTTTTGGATGAAGTGATCCATCTCAGTCTGGGTGAGGACGCAAGAGAACTCTTCTTTGTCATCATTCAACTTGCATCGATACTTGCTGTGATTATCCTGTACTTTTCAACGTTGAACCCATTCACCAAGGCTAAGGATGCCAGGCAGAAGACTGAGACATATATTCTCTGGATAAAAGTGATCATTGCCACAATTCCTGCTGGGGTGATAGGGGTCCTGATCGATGACCTGATGGACACCTACCTTTATCGGTGGGAAGTGGTTGCCGTTGCACTCTTTGCCTACGGGTTACTCTATATTGTATTGGAGAAGGGAAAATGGGGTAAAAGGGAGCACCGTGTAAAGGGGCTTTCCGAAATTACCTACCGTGATGCATTATACCTTGGCATCTTCCAGATGCTTGCCCTGATCCCGGGAACCAGCAGAAGTGGTTCCACCATACTTGGCGGGATCATCATCGGATTGGAACGGTCGGTGGCTGCAAAATTCTCATTCTTTATGGCTATACCGGTCATGGCAGGAGCTTCCCTCTTGAAATTGATGAAATTGGGAATTGACTACAGCTCAGAAGAGTATCTCCTCATAGGCATCGCTTTTGTTGCCTCTTTCCTTGTATCCCTGCTTTGTATCAAGGCATTGGTTGCATATGTCCGTCGTCATGACTTCTCTGCCTTTGGCTATTACCGTGTTGCTCTCGCGGTCCTGGTAACAGTCTATTTCCTTACTTGGGGAGCTGCTTGA
- a CDS encoding MFS transporter: MALLVVIYLAFISLGLPDGVLGSIWPVMQQSLDLPFWSAGLIGATSSIGTVVSALLSYRMTSRFGTRKVTLVSVTMTAAALLGFSFASSLPMLMLWAIPLGLGAGSVDSALNNYVSLHYEARHMNWLHSFWGLGASAGPAVMGLALSLQIGYRSGYRILTLMQTILVFALIASLSLWVDPKGKREGEQHTAHQKGSLRHKALPFALLSFFFYCALEISTGLWAVSYLVQVKQLLPSDAAFYGSLFFLGITVGRMASGFISYRLSNIQMVFLGLFLCLISIISLFFASLIFAGLSLLLLGLGCAPIFPSLIHQTPRSFGTDLSQRIIGLQMASAYIGSTVTPPLFGLVGSYVGLQWMPLLQGIILVLLVSSITILVLLTRNKEYAV, encoded by the coding sequence ATGGCTCTTTTAGTGGTTATCTATCTTGCCTTCATCAGTCTCGGACTGCCTGATGGTGTATTGGGCAGTATCTGGCCGGTCATGCAACAATCACTCGATCTTCCGTTTTGGAGTGCTGGGCTTATAGGGGCAACCTCTTCCATCGGCACGGTGGTTTCAGCTCTTCTGAGTTACCGGATGACCAGTCGATTTGGGACGAGAAAGGTTACCCTCGTCAGTGTAACGATGACAGCAGCTGCTCTTTTGGGATTCTCCTTTGCCTCATCGCTCCCTATGCTTATGCTGTGGGCTATACCCCTTGGATTGGGTGCTGGTTCAGTTGACTCTGCGCTCAATAACTATGTTTCACTGCACTATGAGGCGCGCCATATGAACTGGTTGCACTCATTTTGGGGCTTGGGAGCAAGTGCAGGCCCTGCAGTCATGGGACTTGCCCTCTCCTTGCAGATTGGTTATCGAAGCGGGTATCGGATACTCACCTTGATGCAAACCATTCTGGTCTTTGCCCTGATAGCTTCTCTATCCCTCTGGGTAGATCCGAAGGGGAAAAGGGAAGGAGAACAGCATACAGCCCATCAGAAGGGATCGCTTCGTCATAAGGCACTTCCCTTTGCTCTACTCTCCTTCTTCTTCTATTGTGCTCTGGAAATTTCTACAGGACTGTGGGCGGTTAGCTATCTGGTTCAGGTGAAGCAGTTGCTTCCCTCCGATGCTGCCTTCTATGGATCTCTGTTTTTCCTTGGAATAACTGTGGGAAGGATGGCAAGCGGTTTCATCAGTTACCGTCTGAGTAATATCCAGATGGTCTTCCTGGGCTTGTTTCTTTGCCTCATCAGCATTATTTCCTTGTTCTTCGCCTCCCTGATCTTTGCAGGGCTCTCTCTCTTGTTGCTTGGCTTGGGATGTGCTCCCATATTCCCTAGTCTGATCCATCAAACACCAAGAAGTTTTGGAACTGATTTGAGTCAAAGAATCATTGGTCTACAGATGGCCAGTGCCTATATTGGAAGCACGGTCACCCCTCCACTGTTTGGGCTGGTTGGGTCTTATGTGGGATTGCAGTGGATGCCCCTACTGCAAGGAATCATTCTGGTCTTGCTTGTCTCCAGCATCACCATTCTGGTGTTGCTTACCAGGAATAAGGAATACGCAGTCTAG
- the proC gene encoding pyrroline-5-carboxylate reductase yields the protein MDSIGIIGCGNMGGAIAGSLQMEVLVYDSDSQKAKQLASSKETISVAESLEALLSTCQTILIAVKPQILSTLYPELRALGSDAKRWISIAAGIPLSVLTEQLGTNEVVRFMPNIAAQYGSAVTAVAPAEGCSSSLREDSLHVASSFGSAFLLPESQFSAFIGISGSAIAYVFSFLHGLAMGGVAQGIAYPEALKIASDTMKSATSLIDATKANPVDLASRVCSAGGTTIEGMKALAQGGFEGLVMRAVEASSEKSKVLEEKATNQGK from the coding sequence ATGGATAGTATCGGCATCATTGGATGTGGAAATATGGGTGGAGCAATTGCAGGAAGCCTGCAAATGGAAGTCTTGGTATATGACAGTGATTCGCAGAAAGCCAAGCAGCTTGCATCAAGCAAGGAAACCATTTCAGTTGCAGAATCTCTCGAAGCACTCTTGAGTACATGCCAAACCATACTCATTGCAGTAAAACCCCAGATTCTCTCTACGCTCTATCCAGAACTGAGAGCATTGGGTAGTGATGCGAAGCGATGGATTTCCATTGCAGCAGGCATTCCCCTCTCAGTACTTACCGAGCAACTAGGAACCAATGAGGTTGTACGTTTCATGCCAAACATTGCAGCACAGTACGGATCTGCTGTTACCGCTGTAGCTCCAGCTGAGGGTTGTTCCTCGTCCCTCCGTGAAGACTCCCTGCATGTTGCTTCCTCCTTTGGCTCTGCCTTCCTTCTACCAGAGTCCCAGTTCTCAGCCTTTATCGGGATCAGCGGATCGGCCATCGCCTATGTATTCTCGTTCCTGCATGGACTTGCAATGGGAGGAGTAGCACAAGGAATCGCCTATCCAGAGGCGCTGAAGATAGCAAGTGACACCATGAAGAGTGCTACCTCCTTAATCGACGCAACAAAGGCAAATCCAGTGGACCTTGCCTCGCGGGTATGCTCAGCTGGGGGAACCACCATTGAAGGCATGAAAGCTCTCGCTCAGGGAGGGTTTGAAGGTTTGGTCATGCGTGCTGTCGAGGCTTCGAGTGAGAAGTCAAAAGTGCTTGAGGAAAAAGCGACCAATCAGGGGAAATAA
- a CDS encoding GyrI-like domain-containing protein has product MGIGVGRKSLYKAKETPSMVIVPSVPYLIIDGEGNSNEEGYTLATQLLFSLHDLLCNRVGLVETPFLECVWTAQEIENREPWSWSAMIVEPQGMTDSLFTEVRDELAFKQGIPTLDIYRSNIEDGLCVTLLHTGPFSFEGKSFQMMEAYCKEQNLTRRGRSHREIYLDQPRKRRRDDLKTILRLPVREL; this is encoded by the coding sequence ATGGGTATTGGAGTAGGGCGAAAGTCTCTCTATAAAGCAAAAGAGACTCCTTCCATGGTTATTGTTCCCTCGGTTCCCTATCTGATCATTGATGGAGAAGGGAATTCGAATGAAGAAGGGTACACGCTTGCTACCCAGTTGCTTTTTTCCTTGCATGACCTTCTCTGCAACCGGGTTGGGTTGGTGGAGACTCCTTTTTTGGAGTGCGTATGGACGGCACAGGAAATTGAGAATCGGGAACCATGGAGTTGGTCGGCAATGATAGTGGAGCCACAAGGGATGACAGATTCCTTGTTTACAGAAGTAAGGGATGAGTTGGCTTTCAAGCAAGGCATTCCAACCCTTGATATCTACCGTTCCAATATTGAGGATGGTCTCTGTGTTACACTCCTGCATACAGGTCCTTTCAGTTTTGAAGGAAAAAGTTTCCAGATGATGGAAGCCTATTGCAAGGAGCAAAATCTGACTCGTCGGGGTCGATCTCATCGTGAGATTTACCTCGATCAGCCAAGGAAAAGGCGAAGGGATGATTTGAAAACCATCCTTCGTCTTCCTGTGAGGGAATTATAA
- a CDS encoding nicotinate phosphoribosyltransferase yields MQISALTTDFYELTMMQGYFSNKHNPNVVFDMFYRTNPFDGGYVVFAGLHELIDKLESLCFSEEDIAYLESLGKFTPEFLSYLADYRFKGDLFAMEEGTVVFPGEPLLRIHTDLIEAQLIEGLLLNTLNFQSLIATKASRMSLASKQGLLMEFGLRRAQGSDGALSASRAAFIGGCQVTSNTLAGKQYNIPVAGTMAHSWIMSFSSELESFRAYAELYPDNTVLLIDTYDTLGSGIDNAIIVGLEQKQKGKKIGVRIDSGDLSYLPRVIRKRLDEAGLEDATIVVSNDLTEAIVQTLVLDGVPIDSWGIGTHLVTGGSQSSLNGVYKLAAKQGDDGVFIPTMKISNSFEKTTNPGIKQVYRFSDDEAGSIADLITLDKEKITLGKKYVFYHPFAEADFFEMQSGRYSHLKPLISKQMENGKRIGEKPSLQEIQRYVQQELGTFHKSYLRQINPHIYKVSLSSKLKKLKMDLLVAQRKKTKEGL; encoded by the coding sequence ATGCAGATCAGCGCACTTACAACTGACTTCTATGAATTGACCATGATGCAGGGCTACTTCTCGAACAAGCATAACCCGAATGTAGTCTTCGATATGTTCTATCGAACAAATCCGTTTGATGGAGGGTATGTGGTTTTTGCCGGTCTCCATGAATTGATAGACAAGCTTGAATCACTATGCTTCAGTGAAGAGGATATCGCGTATCTTGAAAGCCTTGGGAAGTTCACTCCTGAATTTCTCTCCTATCTGGCAGACTATCGCTTCAAAGGGGATCTGTTTGCCATGGAAGAAGGTACGGTGGTCTTTCCAGGAGAACCTCTGCTCCGCATCCATACCGACCTGATCGAGGCACAGTTGATTGAGGGATTGTTGCTCAATACCCTCAATTTCCAGAGCCTTATTGCTACAAAAGCCTCCAGGATGTCTCTTGCAAGCAAGCAGGGACTCCTGATGGAGTTCGGCCTGAGAAGAGCACAGGGAAGTGATGGTGCGCTATCAGCCAGCAGGGCAGCATTTATTGGCGGCTGTCAGGTCACCAGCAATACCCTTGCAGGAAAGCAGTACAACATTCCGGTTGCAGGTACCATGGCCCACTCATGGATCATGAGTTTCTCTAGTGAACTGGAGTCCTTCCGTGCCTACGCAGAGCTCTATCCCGACAACACGGTACTCTTGATCGACACCTATGATACGCTTGGTTCCGGTATCGACAATGCCATCATTGTTGGATTGGAACAGAAGCAAAAAGGGAAGAAGATTGGGGTGAGAATCGACAGTGGGGACCTCTCCTACCTCCCTCGGGTAATCAGAAAACGCCTGGACGAAGCAGGACTTGAGGATGCAACCATCGTGGTCTCAAACGACTTGACCGAAGCGATTGTGCAAACCTTGGTTCTTGATGGGGTTCCCATCGACAGCTGGGGAATTGGGACTCATCTGGTCACGGGTGGCTCACAGTCCTCCTTGAATGGGGTGTATAAACTTGCTGCAAAGCAAGGAGATGATGGAGTTTTCATCCCAACCATGAAGATTTCCAATAGCTTCGAGAAAACCACAAACCCCGGCATCAAGCAGGTGTACCGCTTCAGTGATGACGAAGCCGGTTCCATTGCTGACCTGATCACACTGGATAAGGAAAAGATCACCCTCGGGAAAAAGTATGTTTTCTACCATCCATTTGCTGAGGCTGACTTCTTTGAGATGCAGAGTGGTAGATATTCCCATCTAAAACCATTGATCAGCAAACAGATGGAAAATGGTAAGAGAATTGGAGAGAAACCAAGCCTCCAGGAGATCCAGAGGTATGTGCAGCAGGAACTTGGGACGTTCCATAAGAGCTACTTGCGACAGATCAACCCACATATCTACAAGGTCAGTCTCTCTTCCAAACTGAAGAAACTGAAGATGGATCTCTTGGTTGCCCAAAGAAAGAAAACCAAGGAAGGGTTATAA
- a CDS encoding YbaN family protein, which yields MVRNKVLRLILAFFGIISVVLGGIGVFLPVLPTTPFVLLAGLLFSFSSERLGGWLEQNRILGPYLKHYRKGTGIPKKAKVKALITLWIGMGITFYLVGKLPLIIMLATIATIVSIHIITIKPKHVEAAN from the coding sequence TTGGTTAGAAATAAGGTACTACGTCTCATACTGGCTTTCTTCGGAATCATCTCAGTAGTCCTGGGAGGTATAGGTGTATTTTTACCTGTACTTCCTACCACTCCATTCGTACTGCTCGCAGGACTTCTCTTCTCTTTTTCCAGTGAACGTCTCGGAGGCTGGTTGGAACAGAACAGGATATTGGGTCCTTACCTGAAGCATTATCGAAAAGGGACAGGAATTCCGAAAAAAGCAAAGGTCAAGGCACTTATAACGCTATGGATTGGTATGGGGATCACATTTTACCTTGTAGGAAAGCTTCCCTTGATCATCATGCTTGCAACCATTGCCACCATTGTCAGCATCCATATCATAACCATCAAACCAAAACACGTTGAGGCTGCGAACTAG
- the serS gene encoding serine--tRNA ligase: MIDLKELKSRRDEIANNIAVRNMQVDIDAIIDLQEKRSALLQQVEELRSKRNENAKKMKGKLDGDTRSSLIAEGKSLKEAIAEIEGSLTQVEEEFQKLARTIPNYAHPAAPVGKEDKDNTAIKFVGAPPQFSFKPLDHVQLAERLDLIDFDTATRVSGPKFYYLKREAVILQMALERYAMDILIKKGFTPFITPDIAKEEILQGIGFNPRGEESNIYTIENTDTCLVGTAEITLGGYYANQILSKEQLPIKMAGLSHCFRREAGGAGQYSKGLYRVHQFSKLEMFIYCTSEKSEAFHDELLAIEEEIFNGLGVAYRVVDTCTGDLGAPAYRKFDIEAWMPGRGEEGEYGEVTSTSNCTDYQARSLAIRYKDEEGKTQFPHMLNGTAIALSRAMVAVLENFQNEDGSITIPPILVPYTGFSKIEAR; this comes from the coding sequence ATGATAGATTTGAAAGAACTAAAAAGCAGACGAGACGAAATAGCAAACAACATTGCTGTAAGAAACATGCAGGTGGATATTGATGCCATCATTGATTTACAGGAAAAACGCTCTGCACTGCTGCAGCAGGTTGAGGAACTCCGCTCCAAGAGAAATGAAAATGCCAAGAAAATGAAAGGCAAGCTGGATGGTGATACCCGCAGCAGTCTGATTGCAGAAGGTAAATCGTTGAAAGAAGCGATTGCTGAAATTGAGGGCAGCCTTACCCAGGTTGAGGAAGAGTTTCAGAAACTTGCAAGGACTATTCCCAACTATGCCCACCCCGCCGCCCCGGTCGGAAAAGAAGACAAGGACAATACAGCAATCAAGTTCGTTGGTGCCCCTCCCCAGTTCTCCTTCAAGCCTCTGGACCATGTCCAGCTTGCTGAACGACTCGATTTGATCGATTTCGATACAGCAACAAGGGTAAGTGGACCCAAGTTCTACTACCTGAAGAGGGAAGCAGTCATTCTGCAGATGGCCTTGGAACGGTATGCAATGGATATCCTGATCAAGAAGGGATTCACCCCCTTCATTACCCCCGATATAGCCAAGGAGGAGATTCTCCAGGGCATTGGATTCAATCCAAGAGGGGAAGAGAGCAACATCTATACCATTGAAAATACTGACACATGCTTGGTTGGAACTGCTGAGATCACCCTTGGTGGCTACTACGCAAACCAAATCCTTTCCAAGGAACAGCTACCGATCAAGATGGCAGGTCTCTCCCATTGCTTCCGCAGGGAAGCTGGAGGTGCTGGACAGTATTCCAAGGGACTCTACCGGGTTCACCAATTCTCGAAGCTTGAGATGTTCATCTATTGTACAAGTGAAAAGTCTGAGGCATTCCATGACGAACTGCTCGCAATCGAGGAAGAGATTTTCAATGGACTTGGCGTAGCCTACCGTGTAGTTGATACCTGCACTGGTGATCTTGGTGCCCCAGCCTACCGGAAGTTCGATATTGAAGCATGGATGCCTGGTCGTGGAGAGGAAGGCGAATATGGTGAGGTTACCTCCACCAGCAACTGCACCGATTACCAGGCACGTTCATTGGCAATTCGCTATAAGGACGAAGAGGGAAAAACGCAATTCCCCCATATGCTCAACGGGACAGCCATTGCACTAAGCAGGGCAATGGTTGCCGTCTTGGAAAATTTCCAGAATGAAGATGGATCCATCACGATCCCCCCCATCTTGGTCCCCTACACGGGTTTCTCCAAGATAGAGGCACGCTAA
- the proB gene encoding glutamate 5-kinase translates to MRDFSSVRRVVVKVGTNLLSCESGIDEGCIDVIVDQLAQLQSLGYQVLLVSSGAIGMGAKELSLKGPVKQVPMRQACASIGQPLLMSSYRRSFKRHGMVCSQILLTRNDLNNRLTYVNLRNSVFTLLDLGVIPIFNENDVVSTAEIGTAFVDNDRMSAMVASKIDADLLVILTDITGLYTADPKKDKDAVLLSDITSLDATILSYAGGAGSTHSTGGMKTKLLAAKIARMAGCTTIIASGYEGNVLPRLLTGEVVGTCIHSVKRLSQRQRWILYNSHLGSIVIDDGAKKALIAKKSLLPKGIVSVEGVFGAGDVVQICTTDGKPFAKAVPYYNSTEIAAVAGHSSKDIHKIIKEGHKGVIFRPEDLVLLSDDD, encoded by the coding sequence ATGAGGGACTTTTCATCAGTACGCAGGGTTGTGGTAAAAGTGGGAACCAATCTGCTCAGTTGTGAGAGTGGTATTGATGAGGGTTGCATCGACGTAATTGTCGATCAATTGGCTCAGTTGCAATCGCTTGGGTATCAGGTGCTTCTTGTCTCCAGTGGAGCAATCGGAATGGGAGCAAAGGAGCTCTCACTCAAGGGCCCCGTGAAACAGGTACCGATGCGTCAAGCTTGTGCGTCCATAGGACAGCCTCTTCTTATGTCCAGTTATCGCCGGTCCTTCAAGCGACATGGAATGGTATGTTCCCAGATCCTATTGACCCGTAACGACTTGAACAACCGTCTTACCTACGTAAATCTCAGGAACAGCGTCTTTACATTGTTGGACCTTGGGGTAATCCCCATTTTCAACGAAAACGATGTGGTAAGTACCGCTGAGATTGGGACAGCCTTTGTCGACAACGACAGGATGAGTGCCATGGTTGCCAGCAAGATCGATGCAGACCTTTTGGTCATTCTTACCGACATTACGGGGTTATACACAGCTGATCCGAAGAAAGATAAAGACGCTGTACTGCTCAGTGACATTACTTCCCTTGATGCAACCATCCTCTCCTATGCCGGAGGAGCTGGTTCTACCCATTCAACTGGTGGTATGAAAACAAAGCTGCTTGCTGCAAAAATCGCAAGAATGGCTGGTTGTACCACCATTATAGCCAGTGGTTATGAAGGGAATGTGCTTCCCAGGCTTCTTACCGGTGAGGTTGTAGGGACCTGTATACACAGTGTGAAACGTCTCAGTCAACGACAACGTTGGATTCTCTATAACTCCCATCTCGGATCCATTGTGATTGATGATGGGGCAAAAAAGGCGCTTATTGCAAAGAAAAGCCTGCTTCCCAAAGGTATTGTATCGGTGGAAGGAGTTTTTGGTGCCGGCGATGTGGTACAGATATGTACTACCGACGGTAAACCCTTTGCAAAGGCAGTCCCTTACTATAATAGTACTGAGATAGCTGCAGTGGCTGGCCATAGCAGCAAGGATATCCATAAGATTATCAAAGAAGGGCATAAGGGTGTGATCTTCCGCCCTGAGGACTTGGTGTTGTTAAGCGATGATGACTAA